The Cuculus canorus isolate bCucCan1 chromosome 16, bCucCan1.pri, whole genome shotgun sequence genome includes a region encoding these proteins:
- the SRC gene encoding proto-oncogene tyrosine-protein kinase Src isoform X2, giving the protein MGSSKSKPKDPNQRRRSLEPTDNAHHGGYPASQTPSKAAAPDAHRTPSRNFGPMAPESKLFGGFNSSDIVTSPQRAGALAGGVTTFVALYDYESRTETDLSFKKGERLQIVNNTEGDWWLAHSLTTGQTGYIPSNYVAPSDSIQAEEWYFGKITRRESERLLLNPENPRGTFLVRESETTKGAYCLSVSDFDNAKGLNVKHYKIRKLDSGGFYITSRTQFNSLQQLVAYYSKHADGLCHRLTNVCPTSKPQTQGLAKDAWEIPRESLRLEVKLGQGCFGEVWMGTWNGTTRVAIKTLKPGTMSPEAFLQEAQVMKKLRHEKLVQLYAVVSEEPIYIVTEYMSKGSLLDFLKGEMGKYLRLPQLVDMAAQIASGMAYVERMNYVHRDLRAANILVGENLVCKVADFGLARLIEDNEYTARQGAKFPIKWTAPEAALYGRFTIKSDVWSFGILLTELTTKGRVPYPGMVNREVLDQVERGYRMPCPPECPESLHDLMCQCWRKDPEERPTFEYLQAFLEDYFTSTEPQYQPGENL; this is encoded by the exons ATGGGGAGCAGCAAAAGCAAGCCCAAAGACCCCAACCAGCGCCGGCGCAGCCTTGAGCCCACTGACAACGCCCACCACGGGGGCTACCCAGCCTCACAGACACCCAGCAAGGCGGCTGCTCCCGATGCCCATCGCACCCCCAGCCGCAACTTCGGGCCCATGGCTCCTGAGTCCAAACTCTTCGGAGGCTTCAACAGCTCTGACATTGTCACCTCGCCGCAGCGTGCCGGGGCGCTGGCTG GGGGAGTCACCACCTTCGTGGCCCTCTATGACTACGAGTCCCGGACTGAAACAGACTTGTCCTTTAAGAAAGGAGAACGCCTGCAAATCGTCAACAACAC GGAAGGTGACTGGTGGCTGGCTCATTCCCTCACTACAGGACAGACGGGCTACATCCCCAGTAACTATGTCGCGCCCTCAGACTCCATCCAGGCTGAAGA GTGGTATTTTGGGAAGATCACTCGCCGGGAGTCTGAGCGGCTGCTGCTCAACCCCGAAAACCCCCGAGGGACCTTCCTGGTCCGGGAGAGTGAGACTACAAAAG GTGCCTACTGCCTCTCCGTCTCTGACTTCGACAACGCCAAGGGGCTCAACGTGAAGCACTACAAGATCCGCAAGTTGGACAGTGGCGGCTTCTACATCACCTCCCGCACCCAGTTCaacagcctgcagcagctggtggcCTATTACTCCA AACACGCTGATGGCTTGTGCCACCGACTCACCAACGTCTGCCCTACATCCAAGCCCCAGACCCAAGGCCTTGCCAAGGATGCCTGGGAAATCCCCCGGGAATCACTGCGGCTGGAGGTCAAGCTGGGACAGGGCTGCTTCGGAGAGGTGTGGATGG GGACCTGGAACGGCACCACCCGGGTGGCAATCAAGACGTTGAAGCCCGGCACCATGTCCCCGGAGGCCTTCTTGCAAGAAGCCCAGGTCATGAAGAAGCTCCGACACGAGAAGCTGGTTCAGCTCTACGCCGTGGTTTCGGAGGAGCCCATTTATATTGTCACTGAGTACATGAGCAAGG GAAGCCTCCTGGACTTCCTGAAGGGTGAGATGGGCAAGTACCTGCGGCTGCCCCAGCTCGTGGATATGGCTGCTCAG ATCGCGTCTGGCATGGCCTATGTGGAGAGGATGAACTACGTTCACAGGGACCTCCGAGCGGCCAACATCCTCGTCGGGGAGAACCTGGTGTGCAAAGTAGCTGACTTCGGCTTGGCGCGCCTCATCGAGGACAACGAGTACACTGCTCGGCAAG GTGCGAAGTTCCCCATCAAGTGGACGGCCCCTGAAGCTGCTCTGTACGGCAGGTTCACCATCAAGTCAGACGTCTGGTCCTTCGGCATCCTCTTGACCGAGCTGACCACCAAGGGCAGAGTACCATACCCAG GGATGGTGAACCGGGAGGTGCTGGACCAGGTGGAGCGAGGGTACCGCATGCCCTGCCCACCCGAGTGCCCCGAGTCCCTGCACGACCTCATGTGCCAGTGCTGGCGGAAGGACCCGGAGGAGCGACCCACCTTCGAGTACCTGCAGGCTTTCCTGGAGGACTACTTCACCTCGACAGAGCCTCAGTACCAGCCCGGCGAGAACCTATAG
- the SRC gene encoding proto-oncogene tyrosine-protein kinase Src isoform X1 encodes MGSSKSKPKDPNQRRRSLEPTDNAHHGGYPASQTPSKAAAPDAHRTPSRNFGPMAPESKLFGGFNSSDIVTSPQRAGALAGGVTTFVALYDYESRTETDLSFKKGERLQIVNNTRKVDVREGDWWLAHSLTTGQTGYIPSNYVAPSDSIQAEEWYFGKITRRESERLLLNPENPRGTFLVRESETTKGAYCLSVSDFDNAKGLNVKHYKIRKLDSGGFYITSRTQFNSLQQLVAYYSKHADGLCHRLTNVCPTSKPQTQGLAKDAWEIPRESLRLEVKLGQGCFGEVWMGTWNGTTRVAIKTLKPGTMSPEAFLQEAQVMKKLRHEKLVQLYAVVSEEPIYIVTEYMSKGSLLDFLKGEMGKYLRLPQLVDMAAQIASGMAYVERMNYVHRDLRAANILVGENLVCKVADFGLARLIEDNEYTARQGAKFPIKWTAPEAALYGRFTIKSDVWSFGILLTELTTKGRVPYPGMVNREVLDQVERGYRMPCPPECPESLHDLMCQCWRKDPEERPTFEYLQAFLEDYFTSTEPQYQPGENL; translated from the exons ATGGGGAGCAGCAAAAGCAAGCCCAAAGACCCCAACCAGCGCCGGCGCAGCCTTGAGCCCACTGACAACGCCCACCACGGGGGCTACCCAGCCTCACAGACACCCAGCAAGGCGGCTGCTCCCGATGCCCATCGCACCCCCAGCCGCAACTTCGGGCCCATGGCTCCTGAGTCCAAACTCTTCGGAGGCTTCAACAGCTCTGACATTGTCACCTCGCCGCAGCGTGCCGGGGCGCTGGCTG GGGGAGTCACCACCTTCGTGGCCCTCTATGACTACGAGTCCCGGACTGAAACAGACTTGTCCTTTAAGAAAGGAGAACGCCTGCAAATCGTCAACAACAC GAGAAAAGTGGACGTCAG GGAAGGTGACTGGTGGCTGGCTCATTCCCTCACTACAGGACAGACGGGCTACATCCCCAGTAACTATGTCGCGCCCTCAGACTCCATCCAGGCTGAAGA GTGGTATTTTGGGAAGATCACTCGCCGGGAGTCTGAGCGGCTGCTGCTCAACCCCGAAAACCCCCGAGGGACCTTCCTGGTCCGGGAGAGTGAGACTACAAAAG GTGCCTACTGCCTCTCCGTCTCTGACTTCGACAACGCCAAGGGGCTCAACGTGAAGCACTACAAGATCCGCAAGTTGGACAGTGGCGGCTTCTACATCACCTCCCGCACCCAGTTCaacagcctgcagcagctggtggcCTATTACTCCA AACACGCTGATGGCTTGTGCCACCGACTCACCAACGTCTGCCCTACATCCAAGCCCCAGACCCAAGGCCTTGCCAAGGATGCCTGGGAAATCCCCCGGGAATCACTGCGGCTGGAGGTCAAGCTGGGACAGGGCTGCTTCGGAGAGGTGTGGATGG GGACCTGGAACGGCACCACCCGGGTGGCAATCAAGACGTTGAAGCCCGGCACCATGTCCCCGGAGGCCTTCTTGCAAGAAGCCCAGGTCATGAAGAAGCTCCGACACGAGAAGCTGGTTCAGCTCTACGCCGTGGTTTCGGAGGAGCCCATTTATATTGTCACTGAGTACATGAGCAAGG GAAGCCTCCTGGACTTCCTGAAGGGTGAGATGGGCAAGTACCTGCGGCTGCCCCAGCTCGTGGATATGGCTGCTCAG ATCGCGTCTGGCATGGCCTATGTGGAGAGGATGAACTACGTTCACAGGGACCTCCGAGCGGCCAACATCCTCGTCGGGGAGAACCTGGTGTGCAAAGTAGCTGACTTCGGCTTGGCGCGCCTCATCGAGGACAACGAGTACACTGCTCGGCAAG GTGCGAAGTTCCCCATCAAGTGGACGGCCCCTGAAGCTGCTCTGTACGGCAGGTTCACCATCAAGTCAGACGTCTGGTCCTTCGGCATCCTCTTGACCGAGCTGACCACCAAGGGCAGAGTACCATACCCAG GGATGGTGAACCGGGAGGTGCTGGACCAGGTGGAGCGAGGGTACCGCATGCCCTGCCCACCCGAGTGCCCCGAGTCCCTGCACGACCTCATGTGCCAGTGCTGGCGGAAGGACCCGGAGGAGCGACCCACCTTCGAGTACCTGCAGGCTTTCCTGGAGGACTACTTCACCTCGACAGAGCCTCAGTACCAGCCCGGCGAGAACCTATAG